TGCAATGTTTCAATGCTTACGCTGGAAGAATAGGGGTTGTAGTCTCAATCAAAGCTCGACCCAACCCACTCACTGCTGGCGAGTTACTGCTATGATGTCACCCGACCCGTACGTACGAGCAAGGTTGAACCCAATCACCACACTGAGCTGCCCGACCTGTCAATCACTTGGCCTAACTTGTACAATGAAACGATCATTGCCAGAGGCAAACGGAGACCTGATTTGGTGGACttgccaccattaatgcggacaTCAGAAATATATAGTAAAGAAATGAAGTTGGTATATGTATATAGATCAAAAGGAGGTCATGAACCAGTTAGGCTTCATGCTTTTGTGGATTGGCCGTGAGCATGGTCATGGCCTTGGCTTGAATATGATCAGCTGAATGCTAAAGCAGTAAGGTTGACATCCATGATCGACAAAAGTAATGAACTCGAATTAGGTggatttgtaaagatatcatGGTTTAAGGTCAAAAAGTTACACAGTTGGTGCATTATTATCCTATGGTGCAAACATCCGGCGACACGTACGTATGGCGCCCATTGGCATCACGAGGAGTGTCGCATGTCAACTGTCGTGAAATCTGTGGGGTGGTGCTCGCATCGTCAAAGGGGGGATGAATGGGGATTCCCTTGGGCTCTTCTTTTGGCTCTACAGCTTCTTTATAGGCACAGGAACCTGATACCTAGGCAGTGACACCCAACTCCCTCCCTCTCTGTGTCTGTCCTCTCCTGCCTATTAATAGGAGGCATTGGCTTCGATCATTCCTCAAGCCTGAGATAGAGAAACTAAGCCTGTTTGTGATATAATTCTAAGGTCTCCTGAGAGAAAATGTCTTGCTGCGGAGGCAACTGTGGCTGTGGCTCTGCCTGCAACTGTGGCAGCCGCTGCGGAGGGTAGAAAGAACTTACTGCTTTTATTTTTCGTTCCTCTGTCGCTTAATTTATGCTTAGAAAATTAGAATAGCTACAAAGCTTATAGTTCGAACGTACAGCAACAGTCATAATTTGCCTAGTACGCATTGTGACATTGTCCCTTTGCGAATTATCATGACCATTCTCTTGCTTGTCTTCTCTGGATATAGGTGCAGCATGTACCCTGATCTGGGCGGGGAGGGGATCGCCACCACCAAAACCATGATCGTTGGTGTTGCACCTCAGAAGGGGTCAGTCGCTCTTGCCATCTTACTTTCATCTGCATTCCCCTAGAGCTGAGTTTTGCCATTAGAAGTGATTTCTTATATAACAGTATGAATTAAAGCTGTCATCAAAAAGTACACCTTGGCAGGCATTTCCATGTCTTCATGTGGAAATAACCTGGATACAGGTTCATGAAGTAGCACTGGAAGCAAATCTATGGGTCCATATATAATCCCATCTCCATTCTACTGACCACCGTACTGTCAAAATGACTTGGACTTTGCAGGCACTTCGAAGGGTTTGAGATGGCAGCTGGGTCTGAGAACGGAGGCTGCGACTGCAAGTGCGGGTGTGCGCCAAACTGCAGCTGCGATTCCTGCACTTGTTGCAAGTGAGACATTTAACATTGCTTGGTAGAGACAGTGTCCTCCATCTATAAATCTTAGAAGGTCTCCTTCCAAGCATCCGAGGATTATGCTACTATTATCTAAATAAGAGGAGGATAGGCAAGCTCTAATGTCAGACAAATTTCTATCATATATATGATGTTTTCTAGCTAGCACCTCAACTTTGTTGCATGATGGCATGGTGGGATTATCTATTTGGCTTGTCAGCTGCTTAAGAGCACCAGAGACCACAAAAGataaatcataaatgaaaatgaataaaccaaaaaaaggaaaaaaaaaataaaaccaaaagatcaaaaaaaaaaaaaaaaaaaaagaaactggcCATTGTGCCCTTCCAACTGGGCTGGAAGGATGCAAAAAAGGCTTCACCTGGCCTGCCTCAAGGCTGGATTTGGGCCCATTTATCAGGAAAATGTGTCCCCATTGAAGCTTAACATCCCAATAACCAGTCGAACGAGCGAGAAGATAACTCCATCTCTCAGAGGGGGTGGATGGCTTTGGTGGCCAACACCGGAGGGTGCTTCACCTCTCTCCCTGCCCATCTAAAACCAAGCCCGACCCAAAACAAACAGCGGCAGCCCAAGCCTCCGTCCACCTCCCCCAGGGCATCATCCTTCTCTCTTCCCTCCACCGCTGCTTCCCGCCAAGCCCCCACTCCCCATTCGCCACTCTCCAAACAAATCCACAACCTCTGCAGCGAAGGAAGCCTCCACGATGCTCTCCTTCTCCTCACCCAAAACTCACCCGAAAATTTCGACTTGGCACCCCATGCCGAGGCCATCGGCACCCTCCTCCAGGCCTGCAGCTCCAATCGCGAGCTCGACGTCGGCCGACGGGTCCACGAGCTCATCTCCTCGTCTAAAGAACTCATGTCGAACGCCGTCCTTACCACCCGCCTCCTCACAATGTACTCCATGTGTGGCTCCCCTTCCGATTCCCGCCACGTCTTCGAAGGCTTGGAACGGAGAAACCTCTTCCAGTGGAACGCCATGATCAGCGGCTACGCTCGAAACGAGCTCTGGGATGCAGCTATCGACCTTTTCTACCGACTCATGTCGACCACCGACCTCAAGCCGGATAATTTCACCCTCCCCTGTGTTCTCAAATCCTGCGGGGGGCTTCTGGATGTGGAGATGGGAAGGACCGTTCACGGAATTGCCCTGAAGTTGGGATTGGGTTCCGACACTTTCATAAGCAACTCGTTGATATCCGTGTATGGGAAGTGtggttttattgatgatgcagCTCAGGTGTTCGAAACGATGTCTGCCAGAAATTTGGTTTCCTGGAACACGATGATATGCGGGCTTTCTGAGAATGGATCGCTGCAGGAGGGATTTGATTTCTTTAGAAAGATGATCTCGGTTGGTGAAGGAAGCATGAGACCGGATGAAGCGACAGTGGTGACGGTGCTGCCCATGTGCGCAGGGGAAGGATGGCTTGAGATGGGGAGAGCGGTGCATGGGTTGTCGGCGAAATTAGGATTGGTTCATGAGCTGAGGGTAAGCAATGCCTTGATCGATATGTACGCAAAATGCTGTTGCTTGTTTGAGGCACGGCGCCTCTTCGGTAGGACGCTCGGAAGAAATGTCGTGTCTTGGAATGCGATGATCGGCGGGTGTGCAAGGAATGGCGATGCTGATGGAACCTTCCATCTTCTGCGAGAAATGTCAGTGGAGGATGGCGTAATGGCCAATGAGGTTACTGTCTTGAATGCCTTGCCAGCTTGTTTGGGGCCGTCCGAGCTACCGAATGTGAAAGAGCTTCATGGCTATGCGATCAGGAATGAGTTGCAGACCGACGATTTAGTGTCGAATGCTCTTATCGCGGCTTATGCGAAGTGTGGGTCGCTGGAGTCTGCAGGGCATGTTTTTAATGGCATGGAGATGAAGACGGTCGGCTCGTGGAATGCTTTGATCGGCGGCTATGCGCAGAATGGAGACCCAAGAAAGGCAATAGATTTATTCCTTCAGATGGCGTCTCTGGGCGAAGAACCTGATTGGTTTAGCATTGGCAGCTTGCTTTTAGCTTGTGCCCGTTCGAAAGATCTCCTCAACGGCAAGTCGATTCACGGTTTTGTCCTGAGAAATGGATTGGAAAGGGATTCATTCATTAAGATCTCACTTCTCTCGCTTTACATCCAATGTGGCGAGACATCGGCATCGAGAGTGTTGTTTGATGCGGTGGAGGAAAAAGATCCAGTGTCTTGGAATGCAATGATTGCTGGTTACTCGCAGAATGGGCTGCCGGAGGATTCGCTCAAGCTTTTCCGTCGGCTGCTACGAGATGGATACGAGCCTTCTATGATTGCAATGACAGGAGCCTTCATGGCTTGTGCCGAGCTATCGGCCTTGCGGTTAGGAAGAGAGGCACATGGTTTTGCTCTGAAAGCCAACGTCTCCGAGGACGCATTTGTGGGCTGCTCGATCATAGACATGTATGCTAAATGCGGTTCTATAGAGCAGGCCTGCAGTTTCTTTAGCAATTTGAAGAACAGGGATGCCGTCTCGTGGACGGTGACGATCACCGGCTATGGCATCAATGGGTTTGGTGCTGAGGCCATTAATCTGTTCGATGAAATGCGGAGAGAGGGACTGAAGCCGGACGCTTTCACTTACGTCGGCATCTTATTGGCGTGCAGCCATGCGGGAATGGTGGAAGAGGGTCTGCGGTATTTTGAGGAGATGAAGAATAAGGATGGTGTGGAGCCAAAACTGGAGCACTATGCTTGCGTCGCGGACATGCTTGGCCGGGCTGGGCGATTGGCTGAAGCGGCGAGGCTCGTCGAAGAGATGCCGGTCGAGCCCGACTGCAGAATATGGGGCGCATTGCTTGGTGCCTGCAGAATCCATGGAGATGTAAGCTTGGGTGGGAAAGTTGCCGAGAAGCTTTTAGAATTGGAGCCCGACAGAGCCGAGCACCATGTCCTCGCTTCGAATCTATATGCGAGCGCGGGGAGATGGGATGATGCGAGGAGGGTAAGGAAGAGAATGAAGGAGAT
The Phoenix dactylifera cultivar Barhee BC4 chromosome 3, palm_55x_up_171113_PBpolish2nd_filt_p, whole genome shotgun sequence DNA segment above includes these coding regions:
- the LOC120110152 gene encoding metallothionein-like protein type 2 encodes the protein MSCCGGNCGCGSACNCGSRCGGCSMYPDLGGEGIATTKTMIVGVAPQKGHFEGFEMAAGSENGGCDCKCGCAPNCSCDSCTCCK
- the LOC103703487 gene encoding pentatricopeptide repeat-containing protein At1g18485 — its product is MALVANTGGCFTSLPAHLKPSPTQNKQRQPKPPSTSPRASSFSLPSTAASRQAPTPHSPLSKQIHNLCSEGSLHDALLLLTQNSPENFDLAPHAEAIGTLLQACSSNRELDVGRRVHELISSSKELMSNAVLTTRLLTMYSMCGSPSDSRHVFEGLERRNLFQWNAMISGYARNELWDAAIDLFYRLMSTTDLKPDNFTLPCVLKSCGGLLDVEMGRTVHGIALKLGLGSDTFISNSLISVYGKCGFIDDAAQVFETMSARNLVSWNTMICGLSENGSLQEGFDFFRKMISVGEGSMRPDEATVVTVLPMCAGEGWLEMGRAVHGLSAKLGLVHELRVSNALIDMYAKCCCLFEARRLFGRTLGRNVVSWNAMIGGCARNGDADGTFHLLREMSVEDGVMANEVTVLNALPACLGPSELPNVKELHGYAIRNELQTDDLVSNALIAAYAKCGSLESAGHVFNGMEMKTVGSWNALIGGYAQNGDPRKAIDLFLQMASLGEEPDWFSIGSLLLACARSKDLLNGKSIHGFVLRNGLERDSFIKISLLSLYIQCGETSASRVLFDAVEEKDPVSWNAMIAGYSQNGLPEDSLKLFRRLLRDGYEPSMIAMTGAFMACAELSALRLGREAHGFALKANVSEDAFVGCSIIDMYAKCGSIEQACSFFSNLKNRDAVSWTVTITGYGINGFGAEAINLFDEMRREGLKPDAFTYVGILLACSHAGMVEEGLRYFEEMKNKDGVEPKLEHYACVADMLGRAGRLAEAARLVEEMPVEPDCRIWGALLGACRIHGDVSLGGKVAEKLLELEPDRAEHHVLASNLYASAGRWDDARRVRKRMKEIGLRKDPGCSWIDVGGRVYNFVAGDNRLPESEEIRMMWRSLEEKIRGIGYVPDTASVLHELEEEEKLEILRGHSEKQAMAFGLLKTSGGTKVRVCKNIRMCRDCHEAAKLVARVAGREIVVRDNKRFHHFRDGFCSCGDFW